A stretch of the Cyprinus carpio isolate SPL01 chromosome B4, ASM1834038v1, whole genome shotgun sequence genome encodes the following:
- the il22 gene encoding interleukin-22 → MKFLTLFAVMCCCCFLRGQAMHLSRPRPKPLDSSATWNDLFMMTKHAQMEDTDHETRLLPVLSEVMLKEESSCCVNAMILNYYLKHILHADEHVDKKYPNIRFVRSDLQRIAHILKPHCETSDFVDHVRVKEFEKNYKTASEKEFEKTRNKAVGETIILFHYLFESCNPRI, encoded by the exons ATGAAGTTCCTAACTCTGTTTGCTGTgatgtgctgctgctgctttctGCGCGGCCAGGCGATGCACCTCTCTCGCCCGCGCCCCAAACCTCTAGACAGCTCCGCCACCTGGAACGACCTCTTTATGATGACTAAACAT GCACAGATGGAAGATACAGACCATGAAACAAGACTGCTTCCAGTGTTGTCCGAGGTTATGCTAAAA GAAGAGAGTTCTTGTTGTGTCAACGCCATGATCCTGAATTACTATCTAAAGCACATCTTGCACGCAGATGAGCATGTTGATAAAAAATACCCAAACATTCGTTTTGTGAGGTCTGACCTGCAGAGGATCGCACACATTTTGAAGCCACACTGT GAAACCTCGGACTTCGTAGACCATGTGCGTGTTAAGGAATTCGAGAAGAACTATAAAACTGCCAGTGAAAAGGAATTTGAG aAAACTCGTAACAAAGCAGTCGGAGAGACGATTATTCTCTTCCACTACCTCTTTGAATCCTGCAATCCAAGAATATGA